A window of the Coprobacter fastidiosus genome harbors these coding sequences:
- a CDS encoding elongation factor G — protein MKVYQSHEIKNIALLGSKGSGKTTLAEAMLFECGVIKRRGTVDAQNTVSDYFPVEREYGYSVFSTVFYAEFLGKKLNVIDCPGSDDFVGSAITALNVTDTGVIVIDSQYGVEVGTQNIFRYTETLHKPVIFAMNQLDGEKADYDNTIEQLRESFGNKIVQIQYPISCGASFNAMIDVLKMKMYKWKPEGGTPEVLEIPAEEKEKAADLHQKLIEAAAENDEGLMEKFFDQGILTEDEMREGIRKGLITRSMFPVFCVSALRDMGVRRMMEFLGNVVPFVSEMPKPVTTDGIEVAPDAKGPTSLYFFKTTVEPHIGEVSYFKVMSGTIKEGDDLQNINRGTKERIAQMFCVCGQIRTKIEELVAGDIGATVKLKDVRTGNTLDDKNCEYVFDFVKYPDPKFQRAIKPVNEADAEKLSEILTRMHEEDPTWIIEQSKELKQTIVSGQGEFHLRTLKWRIENNDKIAVEYKEPKIPYRETITKAARADYRHKKQSGGAGQFGEVHLIIEPYYDGMPAPESYRFNNQEYKMNVRDTQVIDLEWGGKLVFVNCIVGGAIDARFLPAILKGLMDRMEQGPLTGSYARDVRVCVYDGKMHPVDSNEISFRLAGRNAFSEAFKNAGPKILEPIYDVEVLVPSDKMGDVMSDLQGRRAIIMGMSSEKGFEKISAKVPLKEMASYSTSLSSITGGRSSFTMKYSSYELVPSDIQEKLLKAYEASQGTE, from the coding sequence ATGAAAGTATATCAGTCTCATGAGATTAAAAACATCGCCCTATTGGGTAGTAAAGGATCTGGGAAAACCACACTTGCAGAAGCTATGCTTTTCGAGTGTGGGGTTATAAAACGTAGAGGAACCGTAGATGCTCAAAACACGGTTTCAGACTATTTCCCGGTGGAACGAGAGTATGGTTATTCTGTGTTTTCCACCGTTTTTTATGCCGAATTTTTAGGGAAAAAACTCAATGTCATCGACTGTCCGGGGTCTGATGATTTCGTTGGAAGCGCTATTACTGCTCTCAACGTTACCGATACCGGTGTAATTGTTATTGACTCTCAATACGGTGTTGAAGTCGGTACTCAAAACATATTTCGATATACCGAGACTTTGCATAAACCGGTAATCTTCGCGATGAATCAATTAGATGGAGAAAAAGCCGATTACGACAACACCATAGAACAACTCCGAGAATCTTTCGGAAACAAAATAGTACAAATACAATATCCGATTTCCTGCGGGGCGTCATTCAACGCAATGATAGATGTTCTGAAAATGAAAATGTATAAATGGAAACCGGAAGGCGGAACTCCTGAAGTTCTGGAGATTCCTGCCGAAGAAAAAGAAAAAGCAGCAGACCTGCATCAGAAACTAATAGAAGCTGCAGCCGAAAATGATGAAGGACTCATGGAAAAATTCTTTGACCAAGGAATCTTGACCGAAGATGAAATGCGTGAGGGTATTCGGAAAGGTCTAATTACCCGTAGTATGTTTCCGGTATTTTGTGTCAGTGCATTAAGAGACATGGGAGTGCGCCGAATGATGGAATTTCTCGGAAACGTAGTCCCGTTTGTAAGTGAAATGCCCAAACCGGTCACAACTGATGGTATTGAAGTAGCTCCCGATGCGAAAGGCCCCACAAGTTTATATTTTTTCAAAACAACAGTAGAACCCCATATCGGTGAAGTCTCTTACTTTAAAGTAATGTCCGGTACTATAAAGGAAGGAGACGACCTGCAAAATATAAATCGCGGGACAAAAGAACGTATCGCCCAAATGTTCTGCGTATGCGGACAAATAAGAACAAAAATAGAAGAACTGGTTGCCGGAGATATCGGTGCGACAGTCAAACTAAAAGATGTACGCACAGGAAATACACTCGATGATAAAAATTGCGAGTATGTATTTGACTTCGTAAAATACCCAGATCCGAAATTCCAAAGAGCCATAAAACCGGTTAATGAAGCCGATGCCGAAAAACTAAGTGAAATTCTTACCCGAATGCACGAAGAAGATCCGACTTGGATTATAGAACAATCTAAAGAACTGAAACAAACTATAGTTTCGGGACAGGGAGAATTTCATTTAAGAACTTTAAAGTGGCGTATTGAAAATAACGACAAAATAGCTGTCGAATATAAAGAGCCGAAAATTCCTTATCGTGAAACGATTACTAAAGCTGCCCGAGCAGATTATCGTCACAAAAAACAATCGGGTGGAGCTGGACAATTCGGAGAAGTACATTTAATTATAGAACCTTATTACGACGGGATGCCTGCTCCGGAAAGCTACCGTTTCAATAATCAAGAATATAAGATGAATGTACGGGATACTCAAGTAATTGATCTTGAATGGGGAGGTAAACTCGTATTTGTTAATTGTATTGTAGGCGGTGCTATCGATGCACGTTTTCTACCAGCTATATTAAAAGGACTAATGGACCGTATGGAACAAGGGCCTCTAACCGGCTCTTATGCTCGTGATGTCAGAGTATGTGTTTATGACGGAAAAATGCACCCTGTAGATTCTAATGAGATTTCATTCCGTTTAGCCGGAAGAAATGCGTTCAGCGAAGCATTCAAAAATGCCGGACCTAAAATTCTAGAACCTATATATGATGTTGAAGTTTTAGTTCCATCGGATAAAATGGGTGACGTCATGAGTGATTTGCAAGGACGCCGGGCAATCATCATGGGTATGTCGAGTGAAAAAGGTTTTGAAAAAATCAGTGCCAAAGTACCTTTAAAAGAAATGGCATCTTACTCTACTTCACTGAGTTCTATTACTGGAGGTCGTTCATCTTTCACAATGAAATATTCATCATATGAATTAGTTCCGTCCGACATTCAAGAAAAATTGCTGAAAGCATATGAGGCCTCACAAGGTACAGAATAA
- the hemW gene encoding radical SAM family heme chaperone HemW, with protein MAGLYIHIPFCKKRCIYCDFYSSIDMSQKERYIRALSREWQGRCTELGNVNIDTVYLGGGTPSQLCISELDSLFDSLIGIDWGQCKEVTIEVNPDDLTKDYVGGLVSLPVNRISMGIQSFKDSDLLFLNRRHTSLQAVNAVKLCQDAGFENLSVDLIYGLPGQTLESWEQNVKMAIALKVPHISAYNLIYEEGTGLSELLRKGKVRECDEELALQMFGLLIDMLEYEGFEHYEISNFALPGRYSRHNTAYWQNVPYLGIGASAHSYNGYTRSWNVPDLRQYCDKIESGNMAYTLEQLSFDDLYNDFVLTSLRTMWGLDLDKVKFLYGNDRYMYCLQQALIHIQSGNLIMSGKHLRLTRKGLFISDTIMSDLFYVD; from the coding sequence ATGGCAGGACTCTATATACATATTCCTTTTTGTAAAAAACGTTGTATTTACTGTGATTTTTATTCCAGTATTGATATGTCTCAGAAAGAGAGGTATATTCGGGCATTAAGTAGAGAATGGCAAGGCCGGTGTACGGAATTGGGAAATGTAAATATCGATACGGTTTATTTAGGTGGCGGAACACCGTCACAGTTGTGTATTTCAGAATTAGACTCTTTGTTCGATAGTTTAATCGGTATTGATTGGGGACAATGTAAAGAAGTTACTATCGAAGTTAATCCGGATGATCTTACAAAAGATTATGTCGGAGGGCTTGTGTCATTGCCGGTGAACCGGATTAGTATGGGAATTCAGAGTTTTAAGGATTCAGACCTTCTTTTTTTAAATCGGAGGCATACCTCTTTGCAAGCTGTTAATGCAGTAAAATTGTGTCAAGATGCCGGGTTCGAAAATTTGAGTGTTGATTTGATATATGGTTTGCCGGGGCAGACATTAGAGTCTTGGGAACAAAATGTGAAGATGGCTATAGCTTTGAAAGTTCCTCATATATCGGCATATAATCTGATTTATGAGGAAGGGACGGGACTTTCAGAATTATTGAGAAAGGGAAAAGTTCGGGAATGTGACGAAGAGCTTGCCTTACAGATGTTCGGATTATTAATTGACATGTTGGAATATGAAGGGTTCGAACATTATGAGATTTCTAATTTTGCCTTGCCCGGACGCTATTCGCGTCATAATACTGCATATTGGCAAAATGTACCTTATTTAGGTATCGGGGCTTCAGCTCATAGTTATAACGGTTATACTCGCTCATGGAATGTGCCCGATTTGAGACAGTATTGCGATAAAATAGAATCGGGAAATATGGCATATACTTTAGAACAATTGTCTTTTGATGATCTGTATAATGATTTTGTCCTGACTTCTTTACGGACAATGTGGGGACTTGATCTGGACAAAGTCAAGTTTTTGTATGGGAATGACCGTTATATGTACTGTTTACAACAAGCCTTGATTCATATCCAATCCGGCAATTTGATTATGTCAGGGAAGCATTTACGCCTTACCCGGAAGGGCCTTTTTATTTCCGACACGATTATGTCAGATCTTTTTTATGTTGATTAA
- a CDS encoding DUF2156 domain-containing protein, which yields MIPFKPITLSDKKEITTYTLSSNSRNCDFSFANMCSWRFLYDSEYAIIDDTLLIRFYIEDRRPAYMIPLGNGSLEKMINLLDDDARSMGHTLCLLGITPEAKNQLEKILPGKFRFIPERDYFDYIYLRSDLAYLVGKKYQPKRNHINRFRQEYDNYRYTPLTLDIIPQCLELETKWCKENNCSDNEDLLNERRSMTYALQHFEELGIMGGAIWVGGEIVAFTFGAPITHDTFGVHVEKADTDIEGAYAVINQEFAQHIPEQYIYINREEDLGIPGLRKAKLSYHPTILLEKNVAILHHV from the coding sequence ATGATACCTTTTAAACCGATTACTTTGTCCGATAAGAAAGAAATAACAACATATACGTTATCCAGTAATTCCCGGAATTGTGATTTTTCTTTTGCTAATATGTGCAGTTGGCGTTTTTTGTATGATAGCGAGTATGCCATTATTGACGACACGTTGTTGATACGCTTTTATATAGAAGATCGCCGTCCTGCATATATGATACCGTTGGGGAACGGATCGTTGGAAAAAATGATAAATTTATTAGACGATGACGCCCGTTCTATGGGACATACACTTTGTTTGTTGGGAATAACTCCGGAAGCTAAAAATCAGCTTGAAAAAATTCTCCCTGGCAAGTTTCGTTTTATCCCTGAACGAGATTATTTCGATTATATCTATTTACGTTCCGATTTAGCGTATTTAGTCGGTAAGAAATATCAGCCGAAAAGAAATCATATTAATCGATTCCGGCAAGAGTACGATAATTATCGTTATACCCCTCTTACATTGGATATAATTCCGCAGTGCCTCGAATTGGAAACAAAGTGGTGTAAAGAGAATAATTGTTCAGATAATGAAGATTTGTTGAATGAGCGCCGTTCAATGACTTATGCACTGCAACATTTCGAAGAACTAGGTATTATGGGAGGAGCTATTTGGGTAGGAGGTGAGATCGTGGCATTCACTTTTGGTGCGCCTATAACCCATGATACTTTCGGGGTACATGTTGAAAAAGCCGATACGGATATTGAAGGAGCTTATGCCGTGATTAATCAAGAATTTGCTCAACATATTCCAGAACAATATATTTATATTAACCGAGAAGAAGATTTAGGTATTCCCGGATTGAGAAAAGCCAAATTATCTTATCATCCGACTATCTTATTAGAGAAAAATGTTGCAATTCTTCATCATGTATAA
- a CDS encoding GNAT family N-acetyltransferase: MIDKQQVVDLWQECFNDSEAFVRLYFSTKYTEENTLVHIENGKVLSALQMLPYSMTCWGRELRISYISGASTWPEARGRGLMKDLLTEAFRVMRSRDVHFSTLIPAESWLFDFYRRLGYGTVFHSCMKNYEVTPIKKYPLSHSYSEEELYAYFMISMEKRPCCIQHSFQDFQIILADLYLAGGKVFAVSGDRGHIGGLALVVPDSGKVWIKEWMYDNDEMKKKLLFEIESLYPRHEIVSIIPVSHEEGTPFGMMRIIDASMILQYYAAAYPEIDMTISLRDEQIPSNTATYILEKGFCKKKPFQCDNVGFIFSPAKLVERIFSNKSCPVPCMSLMLN, translated from the coding sequence ATGATTGATAAACAGCAAGTTGTCGATTTATGGCAAGAATGTTTCAATGATTCTGAAGCGTTTGTCCGGCTCTATTTTTCTACGAAGTACACAGAAGAAAACACTCTTGTGCATATTGAAAACGGGAAAGTACTGTCGGCTTTACAGATGTTGCCCTATTCGATGACTTGTTGGGGAAGAGAACTTCGTATCTCTTATATTTCCGGAGCTTCGACTTGGCCGGAAGCAAGAGGGCGGGGACTGATGAAAGATTTGTTGACAGAAGCTTTTAGAGTAATGAGATCGAGAGATGTTCATTTCTCTACACTGATTCCGGCAGAATCATGGCTTTTCGATTTTTATAGAAGACTCGGTTACGGGACGGTTTTCCATTCTTGTATGAAGAATTATGAAGTTACCCCTATCAAAAAATACCCTTTGTCTCATAGTTATTCTGAAGAAGAACTATATGCTTATTTTATGATTTCTATGGAAAAAAGACCGTGTTGTATTCAACATTCTTTTCAAGATTTCCAGATTATTCTTGCAGATTTATATCTTGCGGGTGGAAAAGTATTTGCGGTTTCCGGAGATAGAGGGCATATAGGAGGATTGGCCTTAGTCGTTCCGGATTCCGGAAAGGTTTGGATAAAAGAGTGGATGTATGATAATGATGAAATGAAAAAAAAGCTGCTTTTCGAAATAGAATCTCTCTATCCCCGACATGAAATTGTTTCGATCATTCCGGTTTCGCATGAAGAAGGGACTCCTTTCGGTATGATGAGGATTATCGACGCTTCTATGATTTTGCAGTATTATGCCGCGGCATATCCGGAAATTGATATGACTATTTCTCTTAGGGATGAACAGATACCTTCGAACACGGCAACTTATATATTAGAAAAGGGCTTTTGTAAGAAAAAGCCCTTTCAATGCGACAATGTCGGTTTTATATTTTCACCGGCAAAACTTGTTGAGAGAATATTTTCTAATAAATCTTGCCCCGTTCCATGTATGTCTTTAATGTTGAATTAG
- a CDS encoding YeiH family protein, whose amino-acid sequence MNNFFKKYDKPLFIVLFLVCLLPQVTPAIALFIGLAFALTLGQPYPKFSKKTSKYLLQFSVVGLGFGMNLHESLQAGKEGMIFTIVSVASVMIIGFLIGKWLHVNKKTSYLISSGTAICGGSAIAAVAPVLRADDNQMSVSLGTIFILNAIALFIFPPIGHLLNMTQEQFGLWAAIAIHDTSSVVGAGAAYGQKALEVATMVKLTRALWIIPLAFVTTFIFKEKSNKVSIPWFILFFVLAMIANTYLSIPENISGSIVWAAKKGLTVTLFLIGAGLSRQVLKHVGIKPLVQGVMLWIFIGLMSLTVVLYI is encoded by the coding sequence ATGAACAATTTTTTCAAGAAATACGATAAGCCTTTGTTTATCGTATTATTTTTAGTGTGTCTTTTACCACAGGTCACTCCTGCAATCGCATTATTTATAGGATTAGCGTTCGCTTTGACATTAGGACAACCCTATCCCAAATTCAGCAAAAAAACATCTAAATATTTATTACAGTTTTCGGTTGTCGGGTTAGGTTTCGGGATGAACCTTCATGAATCATTACAGGCAGGGAAAGAAGGCATGATTTTTACTATCGTTTCGGTAGCATCGGTTATGATCATCGGATTTTTGATCGGAAAATGGTTGCACGTAAATAAGAAAACCTCTTATTTAATTTCTTCCGGAACTGCAATATGCGGAGGTAGTGCCATCGCTGCAGTAGCTCCGGTGCTTCGTGCAGATGACAATCAAATGTCGGTGTCTTTAGGAACAATATTTATCCTCAATGCTATCGCCCTTTTTATTTTTCCTCCGATAGGACACTTGTTAAACATGACTCAAGAACAATTCGGACTTTGGGCGGCAATAGCCATACATGATACGAGTTCTGTTGTCGGTGCAGGAGCAGCATACGGGCAAAAAGCCCTTGAAGTCGCCACTATGGTAAAGCTTACCCGAGCTCTCTGGATAATACCGTTAGCATTTGTTACAACTTTTATTTTCAAAGAAAAATCGAATAAGGTATCTATTCCTTGGTTTATTCTCTTTTTCGTATTAGCCATGATCGCTAATACTTATCTGTCCATTCCCGAGAATATCAGCGGCAGTATAGTATGGGCAGCCAAGAAAGGTCTGACTGTCACACTATTTCTTATCGGAGCGGGATTGTCTCGTCAAGTATTAAAACATGTAGGTATAAAACCACTTGTACAGGGAGTTATGTTGTGGATATTTATAGGGCTGATGAGTCTTACCGTCGTATTATATATTTAG
- the lgt gene encoding prolipoprotein diacylglyceryl transferase, with protein sequence MLDVVTWTVDPAIFTIFTREIRWYGLFFAIGFLLGYQIEDKIFKHDNAPAGWCDKIFIYVVIATVIGSRLGHCLFYGWEYYSAHPLDIFKIWEGGLASHGGAIGIIIALLIYSKRVTHRNPLWAFDRLVIPVALVGALIRTGNLMNHEIFGHPTDLPWGFRFIENLHQWHYLGAEPIFTAPSHPTQIYEAICYIIVFILLMYMYWKRNAGDRPGLIFGVFLIGIFLSRFCIEFLKNNQEDFEENMILNMGQLLSIPFVLAGIYLAIRAMKQPIVSGRIENIKPKQK encoded by the coding sequence ATGTTAGATGTTGTCACTTGGACTGTCGATCCGGCAATCTTTACTATTTTTACAAGAGAAATACGTTGGTACGGATTATTTTTTGCCATCGGTTTTCTGTTAGGATACCAAATCGAAGATAAAATATTCAAGCATGACAATGCCCCTGCCGGATGGTGCGATAAAATCTTTATCTATGTAGTCATCGCGACAGTCATAGGTTCACGGCTCGGACATTGCCTTTTCTACGGATGGGAATATTACTCAGCCCATCCATTAGATATTTTTAAAATATGGGAAGGCGGACTTGCCAGTCATGGCGGTGCAATCGGTATCATTATAGCTTTATTGATCTATTCCAAGCGAGTAACTCATCGCAATCCGTTATGGGCATTCGACCGTCTCGTAATTCCGGTTGCCCTTGTCGGTGCGCTTATACGTACGGGAAATCTGATGAATCATGAAATCTTTGGTCACCCGACCGATCTGCCGTGGGGATTCCGGTTTATTGAAAACCTTCATCAATGGCACTATTTAGGTGCAGAACCGATTTTCACTGCTCCGTCCCACCCTACTCAAATATATGAAGCGATATGTTATATTATTGTCTTTATTTTATTGATGTATATGTATTGGAAACGGAATGCGGGAGACCGTCCGGGACTTATCTTCGGAGTGTTTTTAATCGGAATTTTCCTGTCCAGATTCTGTATCGAGTTTTTGAAAAACAATCAAGAAGATTTTGAAGAAAATATGATACTCAATATGGGACAGTTATTGAGCATTCCATTTGTTTTAGCCGGTATCTATTTGGCTATCAGAGCTATGAAACAACCAATTGTTTCCGGCCGTATTGAAAATATTAAGCCTAAACAGAAATAG
- a CDS encoding diaminopimelate dehydrogenase → MKKIRAAIVGYGNIGKYVLEALQAAPDFEIAGIVRRDANNVPDELREYPVVEGIENLQDVAVAILCTPTRKVEDFAIKALSLGINTVDSFDIHTQIADLRSRLDAIAKKHNSVSITAAGWDPGSDSIVRALMEACAPKGITYTNFGPGMSMGHTVAVKAVEGVKAALSMTIPLGTGIHRRMVYIELKDGYKFEEVAKAIKNDAYFINDETHVMQVEDVNALLDMGHGVHMTRKGVSGTTQNQLFEFNMKINNPALTAQNLVGVARASLLQQPGCYTMIEIPVIDMLYGDRETLIKHLV, encoded by the coding sequence ATGAAAAAAATAAGAGCAGCTATCGTAGGATACGGTAATATCGGGAAATACGTTTTGGAAGCTTTACAAGCTGCACCAGACTTTGAAATAGCAGGTATCGTTCGCCGAGATGCAAACAACGTTCCGGACGAACTAAGAGAATATCCTGTTGTCGAAGGCATAGAAAACCTTCAAGACGTTGCAGTCGCAATTCTGTGTACTCCAACCCGTAAAGTCGAAGATTTTGCAATCAAAGCTTTATCCTTAGGTATCAATACTGTAGACAGTTTCGACATTCATACACAAATCGCAGATTTACGCAGCCGACTCGACGCTATCGCCAAAAAACATAACTCCGTATCGATTACAGCAGCAGGATGGGATCCGGGCAGTGACTCGATCGTCCGTGCTTTAATGGAAGCTTGTGCTCCTAAAGGCATCACTTATACAAACTTTGGCCCCGGAATGAGCATGGGACACACTGTTGCCGTAAAAGCCGTAGAAGGCGTAAAAGCCGCATTATCTATGACAATTCCTCTCGGAACAGGAATCCACCGACGAATGGTATATATCGAATTGAAAGACGGTTACAAATTCGAAGAAGTTGCTAAAGCTATCAAAAACGATGCCTATTTTATAAATGACGAAACGCACGTCATGCAAGTAGAAGACGTCAATGCTCTTCTCGATATGGGACATGGAGTACACATGACCCGTAAAGGTGTATCGGGAACTACCCAAAACCAGCTTTTCGAATTCAATATGAAAATCAATAATCCGGCTTTGACCGCACAAAATCTGGTCGGTGTAGCCCGAGCTTCATTACTTCAACAACCGGGATGCTATACTATGATCGAAATACCTGTTATCGATATGCTTTACGGTGACAGAGAAACTTTGATCAAACATCTTGTGTAA
- a CDS encoding ABC-F family ATP-binding cassette domain-containing protein codes for MISVDGLTVEFGGTTLFQDVSFVVNEKDRIALMGKNGAGKSTLLKILAGVRTPSRGSISVPKDTVIAYLPQHLMTDNKRTVFEETSQAFSHLFEMEKEIERLNNELATRTDYESEEYYKLIEDVSLLSEKFYSVDATNYEEDVEKVLLGLGFNRSDFSKSTSEFSGGWRMRIELAKLLLKRPDILLLDEPTNHLDIESIQWLENFLVSNAKAVIVISHDRAFVDNITTRTIEVTMGRIYDYKVNYSKYLELRKERREQQQKAYEDQQKMIAETKEFIERFKGTYSKTLQVQSRVKMLEKLELVEVDEEDTSALKLRFPPSPRSGNYPVIIEDVSKSYGNHTVFSKATLTIERGEKVAFVGKNGEGKSTLVKCIMGETKFDGTLTLGHNVMIGYFAQNQASLLDEELTVFQTIDDVAKGDIRTKIKDILGAFMFGGENSAKKVKVLSGGERTRLAMIKLLLEPVNLLILDEPTNHLDLKTKDILKTALKEFDGTLIVVSHDRDFLNGLVDKVYEFGNKRVIEHLGGIYDFLEKKRIDNLRELERNN; via the coding sequence ATGATTTCTGTTGACGGGCTGACCGTAGAATTTGGAGGCACGACACTTTTTCAAGATGTCTCGTTTGTAGTTAATGAAAAAGATCGCATTGCTTTAATGGGAAAAAATGGGGCGGGAAAGTCCACTTTGTTGAAAATTCTGGCAGGGGTGAGGACACCTTCCCGTGGAAGTATTTCAGTACCTAAAGATACGGTAATTGCATATCTTCCCCAGCATTTGATGACTGATAACAAGCGAACTGTATTTGAAGAGACATCGCAGGCCTTTTCTCATCTTTTTGAGATGGAAAAAGAGATAGAGCGACTTAATAATGAATTGGCTACTCGTACCGATTATGAGTCTGAGGAGTATTATAAGCTGATAGAAGATGTTTCTTTATTGAGTGAAAAATTTTATTCGGTAGATGCGACCAATTATGAAGAAGATGTTGAAAAAGTATTGTTGGGATTAGGTTTTAATCGATCCGATTTTTCCAAATCCACTTCTGAGTTCAGCGGAGGTTGGCGCATGCGTATCGAGTTAGCTAAGTTGTTGCTGAAGCGTCCGGACATTCTGTTGCTCGACGAGCCTACCAATCATTTGGATATCGAGTCGATACAATGGTTGGAGAATTTTCTTGTTTCGAATGCGAAAGCAGTAATCGTAATATCACACGACCGGGCTTTTGTAGATAACATTACTACTCGGACAATAGAAGTAACTATGGGGCGTATTTATGATTATAAGGTAAATTATTCGAAATATCTCGAGTTGCGGAAAGAACGGCGAGAACAACAGCAGAAAGCTTATGAAGATCAGCAAAAAATGATTGCTGAAACAAAAGAATTTATCGAACGTTTCAAAGGGACTTATTCCAAAACTTTGCAAGTGCAATCTCGTGTGAAGATGTTAGAAAAACTCGAACTGGTCGAAGTCGATGAAGAAGATACCTCTGCTCTGAAATTACGTTTTCCTCCTTCTCCCCGTTCGGGTAATTATCCGGTAATTATAGAGGATGTTTCGAAATCATACGGTAACCATACCGTATTTTCGAAGGCTACATTGACTATCGAAAGGGGAGAGAAAGTTGCATTTGTCGGGAAAAACGGTGAAGGAAAATCGACATTGGTCAAATGTATAATGGGAGAGACGAAGTTTGACGGAACACTAACTCTCGGGCATAATGTAATGATTGGTTATTTCGCTCAAAATCAAGCTTCTCTGTTGGATGAAGAACTCACGGTTTTTCAAACGATAGATGATGTTGCCAAGGGGGATATACGAACAAAGATAAAAGATATATTGGGTGCATTTATGTTCGGCGGTGAGAATTCTGCCAAAAAGGTAAAAGTGCTTTCCGGCGGTGAGCGTACCCGTTTGGCAATGATTAAGTTATTGTTAGAACCTGTAAATCTGTTGATCTTAGACGAGCCGACGAATCATTTGGATTTAAAAACAAAAGATATTCTTAAAACAGCTCTTAAAGAATTTGACGGCACATTGATTGTCGTTTCTCATGACCGTGATTTTTTAAATGGTTTGGTGGATAAAGTATATGAATTCGGGAATAAGCGAGTTATAGAACACTTAGGAGGAATATACGATTTCTTGGAAAAGAAAAGAATCGATAACTTGCGTGAGCTGGAACGAAATAATTAA
- a CDS encoding secondary thiamine-phosphate synthase enzyme YjbQ yields MVKQNSFCLPAFRRGFHLITSLVEKELPELPEEGLLNLFIQHTSAGLTINENADPSVRTDFERSFNHLIPENQSYYTHVLERSDDMPAHLKSSVIGVSLTVPIRNKKLALGIWQGIYLCEFRDYGGPRKLVATIWY; encoded by the coding sequence ATGGTAAAGCAAAATTCTTTTTGTCTTCCTGCTTTCAGACGAGGTTTTCATCTGATTACTTCATTGGTAGAAAAGGAACTTCCAGAATTGCCGGAAGAAGGGCTGTTGAATTTGTTCATACAGCATACTTCTGCAGGATTGACTATAAATGAGAATGCCGATCCTTCGGTTCGTACAGATTTTGAGCGATCGTTCAATCATTTAATCCCGGAGAATCAGTCCTATTATACGCATGTATTGGAGAGAAGCGACGATATGCCCGCTCATTTGAAATCTTCTGTGATAGGGGTGTCATTGACCGTTCCCATTCGCAATAAAAAGTTGGCTTTAGGAATATGGCAAGGAATATATCTGTGTGAGTTCAGAGATTATGGAGGCCCTCGTAAATTGGTCGCCACAATTTGGTATTAA
- a CDS encoding 4Fe-4S dicluster domain-containing protein: MKISVVHTIFFSPTHTSLRIADAIAEGMGTCEHKELDITYEKPVKNILIEEGVAVISVPVYGGRVAETAVERLRSIRGNNIPAVVAVVYGNRDYEDALIELRDIAKEQGFIPVSGGAFIGEHSYSRPDRPVAEGRPDKADIDTAFAFGSKTAAFLNDWSGEFIDLQVKGNFPYKVKGNKTPQTPVTISELCTQCGYCIEICPTQSIELQDGIVSDPESCIKCCACVKECPNQARVFETPFTDYLFKNFSSRRDPELFFSYRKI, encoded by the coding sequence ATGAAAATATCGGTCGTACATACTATTTTTTTCTCTCCGACACATACATCTTTGAGAATTGCAGATGCTATTGCCGAGGGAATGGGTACTTGTGAACATAAAGAGTTGGATATTACGTATGAGAAACCTGTAAAGAATATTTTAATAGAGGAGGGCGTTGCTGTCATTTCTGTTCCTGTATATGGAGGGCGAGTTGCCGAAACGGCTGTAGAACGCTTGCGTTCGATACGAGGTAATAATATTCCAGCCGTGGTTGCCGTTGTTTACGGAAATAGAGATTATGAAGATGCATTGATAGAGTTACGGGATATTGCAAAAGAGCAAGGCTTTATTCCGGTGTCGGGAGGAGCATTTATCGGAGAACATTCGTACAGTCGTCCGGATCGTCCGGTTGCTGAAGGACGCCCGGATAAAGCGGATATAGATACGGCTTTTGCATTCGGTTCGAAAACAGCAGCTTTTTTAAATGATTGGTCGGGAGAGTTTATTGATTTACAAGTAAAGGGAAATTTCCCATATAAGGTAAAAGGAAATAAAACACCTCAAACTCCGGTTACGATTTCAGAACTTTGCACACAATGCGGATATTGTATCGAAATATGCCCTACACAGTCTATTGAATTGCAAGATGGAATTGTAAGTGATCCGGAGTCGTGTATCAAGTGTTGTGCTTGTGTTAAGGAATGTCCTAATCAGGCAAGAGTGTTTGAAACACCGTTTACCGATTATCTGTTTAAGAATTTTTCATCTCGGCGTGATCCTGAATTGTTTTTTTCTTATCGGAAAATTTAA